TTTCATAGTACAAGATGGTGCTATGGGTAAGTTCAGAGCGTCCTAAAAGGATAAAATCTACgacttatttaaattatttttttttttttcaaaaagactcGTTTTGCTGTGATGATAGTTGTCCTCAGCTATTCCACTTTTGCCAAAATGGAAAATAACTTGCAAAGCATTGAGGAACTATTACCGAGAGAGTTTCTAGGATATTGTGGTAATAATCCAGGATGTCGATATAGCAAGTTTCTATCAGCTCTTAAGGATAATTTTAATACCAACGAAGAAGCCTCAAACTacaacttaaaaatgaaaaagtgattaaatttgtaattgttgaaaaaagaccgtgttaaaaaatgtttctttttatttgttgtgttttgtGATCAGAAACCTGGGAACTGAACAATCAGATGTCCTTCAAGGAAACGATAATTTGGATGGTGAACCACAATTGGAAAACAAAGGATTTAAAATCGAAGATGCCAACGGGAATGATAATCTTATCAATTCATATGACGAGTTTGACTTTTTGGAACCCGATTTAATGAAAAGGGGACATAGTTCACCCA
This DNA window, taken from Episyrphus balteatus chromosome 2, idEpiBalt1.1, whole genome shotgun sequence, encodes the following:
- the LOC129908981 gene encoding uncharacterized protein LOC129908981, with translation MVLWTRFAVMIVVLSYSTFAKMENNLQSIEELLPREFLGYCGNNPGCRYSKFLSALKDNFNTNEEASNYNLKMKKNLGTEQSDVLQGNDNLDGEPQLENKGFKIEDANGNDNLINSYDEFDFLEPDLMKRGHSSPSTGCDCRITNELIDLGHLYYPRYLLNAVCQKNDEAFEYPPKCWRGAQCKPLEYKVRVLTHRSHNDHQQKDPTTSLLPDTLRSLWKFKTVTVAAGCFCS